Proteins from a genomic interval of Rhodothermales bacterium:
- a CDS encoding response regulator: MRKSAIIPSRIAPLLIACCLSTEAYAQQHLLESFSLGDGLPQSQIWDIEQDHQDFMWFATYGGGVARFDGQEFKVYTTDDGLLSNSVYGVHEDRRGTKWFATRAGVNRLEGSRVTTVPGTGEGNKVFDIVTDQADRIWAATERGAFIFRDSVFVRVGPMKSASVSAVHAGSDGVVWFGTYDQGLYRLKDEKWTRYTAADGLSAGAVLTVEEVADGTLWVGTEEGASRLQGDTFVTYTSAHGLATDRVYAILQDHLGVTWFGTGRGVTRFDGSVFEPLKDRALQSVPVWSLGIDHEQNVYIGTSGRGVFFYTHSPFTHLDGISAFDGRTVWNVTQDPEGHYWFGLEGGLKRFDGETLEQLPLDDSLFRGRSVRVVTVDQGGTVWIGSSRGIWRWDGSEFHEVHASSGESVTGVRAIREGPGGRLWAATVGSGAFELQGSSFRRIGGLEETEIYDVLEASDGSVWFMGGSGLTVMQGEAFTRLAAASGLSHELTVAAVEDRFARVWVGTYGGGVSVLQEPLGTDREPVFDVINEMHGLTDDGVLFMAIGPNDGLWIGTNRGLSRLDLAAYHASGEIVLRRYGQYEGFIGVEANLHAAFRDAQDAMWFGHVEGVSRFAPDAVESPAGIPTTQLTGVRLFMEDPGWNSLGLRTDPATGLPAHLRLGPKQNHLTFDFVGLSYRAAERVRYRHRLEGFDDDWSPAHPEKLATYSNLLPGAYTFRVQSSVDGTNWSPETRAFGFSILPPFWRQWWFVLLCLSTVLGGLYVLIDMRTRAMRKRQKHLEDTVSDRTAALIDAREDALRALQVKGQFLANMSHEIRTPMNGVLGFASLLSDSELDKEQREYVEVIQSSGDALLMIINDILDYSKIEAGKTHIESSPFSGRKVVERVLDLLSARATEKGIELVGDVAPDLPPLLVGDETRLQQVLVNLVANAVKFTSEGQVVASAGIVETTATEVAVRFQVADSGIGIPADRLESLFAPFTQADTSTTRKYGGTGLGLAISDRLCTLMGGDLQVESELGHGSKFHFTLRLPIAQPEHPDPADEPNGLAGRKVLLAVSNAFGAAALSDQLQYWGAQADVRLDGVSAGEAMDSASYDLTILDADLVDAAKVRSRLRCTTSGAVLTPCIVLHAIGKRAHFSECVEEIAKPVKRGALHEAVQTGIYRAKRSETGNREDSEGPARPLDILVAEDNPTNRMLIARLLERMGHRPDVVEDGAMAVDAVHHKHYDIVLMDVQMPLVDGLTACREIRSQLPPEVCPPVVALTAAVLPEDRKNCEAAGMADIVAKPLTVKDLQAAFAKVLPEERKDRGPVRPTRKGSPDERRRGEARA, from the coding sequence ATGCGAAAGTCTGCGATCATCCCCTCTCGGATCGCGCCGCTGCTGATTGCCTGCTGCCTGAGTACCGAGGCGTACGCCCAGCAGCACCTGCTGGAGTCGTTCTCCCTGGGCGATGGGCTCCCGCAGTCGCAGATCTGGGACATCGAGCAGGACCATCAGGACTTCATGTGGTTCGCCACATACGGAGGGGGAGTAGCCCGCTTCGACGGCCAGGAGTTCAAGGTCTACACCACGGATGACGGACTGCTGTCCAACAGCGTCTACGGGGTGCACGAGGACCGCCGGGGGACCAAATGGTTTGCCACCCGCGCCGGCGTGAACCGGCTTGAAGGAAGCCGGGTGACCACCGTGCCTGGCACCGGCGAAGGCAACAAGGTGTTCGACATCGTCACCGACCAGGCCGACCGCATCTGGGCCGCCACGGAGAGGGGCGCATTCATCTTCCGGGACAGCGTGTTTGTTCGCGTCGGGCCCATGAAATCAGCGTCGGTGAGCGCCGTGCATGCCGGGAGTGACGGCGTGGTATGGTTCGGCACCTACGATCAGGGACTGTACCGGCTGAAGGACGAGAAATGGACTCGATACACGGCCGCAGATGGTTTGTCCGCGGGGGCCGTGCTGACAGTCGAAGAGGTTGCTGACGGCACACTCTGGGTAGGAACCGAAGAGGGAGCCTCACGCCTGCAAGGTGACACGTTTGTCACCTATACCTCAGCTCACGGGCTGGCGACCGACCGGGTGTATGCCATTTTGCAGGACCACCTGGGCGTGACCTGGTTTGGCACCGGGCGCGGTGTGACTCGGTTCGACGGTAGCGTGTTCGAGCCCCTGAAAGATCGGGCGCTGCAGTCGGTGCCGGTCTGGAGCCTCGGGATCGATCACGAGCAGAACGTCTACATCGGCACCTCCGGCCGGGGCGTCTTCTTCTACACGCATTCGCCGTTCACCCACCTGGACGGCATTTCAGCGTTTGACGGTCGCACCGTCTGGAACGTCACGCAGGATCCCGAAGGGCACTACTGGTTCGGCCTGGAGGGCGGCCTCAAGCGCTTCGACGGAGAAACGCTCGAACAGCTGCCGCTGGACGATTCGTTGTTTCGGGGCCGCAGCGTGCGCGTGGTGACCGTGGATCAGGGCGGCACCGTCTGGATAGGCTCTTCGCGCGGAATCTGGCGCTGGGACGGGTCCGAGTTCCACGAGGTTCATGCCTCTTCGGGGGAGTCGGTCACCGGAGTTCGAGCCATCCGCGAAGGCCCCGGTGGACGCCTCTGGGCGGCCACTGTGGGCAGCGGCGCGTTCGAGCTTCAGGGCTCCTCGTTCAGAAGGATCGGTGGTCTCGAGGAGACGGAGATCTATGATGTGCTCGAGGCCTCGGACGGGAGCGTCTGGTTCATGGGAGGATCGGGCCTGACCGTCATGCAGGGAGAGGCATTCACCCGGCTCGCTGCAGCCTCCGGGTTGAGCCACGAACTGACGGTAGCTGCGGTGGAAGACCGTTTTGCACGCGTCTGGGTTGGCACATACGGCGGCGGAGTCAGCGTGCTTCAGGAGCCGCTGGGCACTGACCGGGAGCCCGTATTCGACGTGATCAACGAAATGCACGGGCTGACGGACGATGGGGTGCTGTTCATGGCCATCGGTCCGAACGATGGTCTCTGGATCGGCACCAACCGTGGACTCAGCAGACTCGACCTCGCGGCGTACCACGCCTCCGGAGAGATCGTGCTGCGCCGATACGGGCAATACGAAGGCTTCATTGGAGTCGAGGCCAATTTGCATGCGGCGTTTCGCGATGCGCAGGATGCCATGTGGTTTGGTCACGTCGAAGGGGTTTCCCGGTTCGCGCCGGACGCCGTTGAGTCCCCGGCAGGCATCCCGACCACCCAGTTGACGGGGGTGCGACTGTTCATGGAAGACCCGGGATGGAACTCCCTCGGACTGCGAACCGATCCGGCGACGGGCCTGCCGGCGCACCTCAGGCTGGGCCCCAAGCAGAACCACCTGACTTTTGACTTTGTAGGCCTCAGTTACCGGGCCGCTGAACGCGTGCGGTATCGCCATCGGCTTGAAGGGTTTGATGACGACTGGAGCCCGGCACACCCGGAGAAGTTGGCCACGTATTCGAACCTGCTTCCCGGAGCGTACACGTTCCGCGTGCAGTCGTCTGTGGACGGCACCAACTGGAGTCCGGAGACACGGGCGTTCGGATTCAGCATTTTACCCCCTTTCTGGCGCCAGTGGTGGTTCGTCCTGCTCTGCCTGAGTACGGTTCTGGGTGGTCTCTACGTGCTGATCGACATGCGAACCCGGGCCATGCGCAAGCGGCAGAAGCACCTTGAAGACACCGTTTCGGATCGAACGGCCGCGCTCATCGATGCGCGTGAGGACGCACTGCGCGCCCTGCAGGTCAAGGGCCAGTTCCTGGCCAACATGAGCCACGAGATCCGCACTCCCATGAATGGCGTGCTGGGCTTTGCGAGCCTGCTGTCGGACTCGGAGTTGGACAAGGAGCAGCGCGAATACGTGGAGGTGATCCAGTCTTCGGGCGATGCGCTCCTGATGATCATTAACGACATCCTGGATTATTCGAAGATCGAGGCCGGCAAGACGCACATCGAATCGAGTCCATTCTCGGGCCGCAAGGTCGTGGAGAGGGTGCTCGATCTTCTGTCGGCCAGAGCGACGGAGAAAGGCATCGAGCTCGTCGGCGACGTTGCGCCGGATCTGCCGCCCCTCCTCGTTGGCGACGAGACGAGACTCCAGCAGGTGCTGGTGAATCTGGTAGCCAACGCTGTCAAGTTCACGTCGGAGGGGCAGGTCGTGGCCAGCGCCGGGATCGTAGAGACCACGGCAACCGAGGTGGCCGTGCGCTTCCAGGTAGCAGACTCCGGCATCGGTATCCCTGCAGATCGACTGGAAAGCCTGTTCGCGCCGTTCACCCAGGCAGATACCTCGACCACCCGCAAATATGGCGGAACGGGCCTTGGGCTGGCGATTTCGGACCGACTGTGCACCCTGATGGGCGGCGATCTTCAGGTTGAATCCGAGTTGGGGCACGGCTCAAAGTTCCATTTCACGCTTCGGCTGCCCATCGCCCAGCCCGAGCACCCGGATCCGGCTGATGAGCCGAACGGGCTCGCGGGCCGCAAGGTCCTGCTGGCGGTGTCGAACGCGTTCGGAGCGGCGGCCCTGAGCGATCAGCTGCAGTACTGGGGCGCGCAGGCAGATGTCCGGCTCGATGGGGTTTCGGCGGGTGAGGCCATGGACTCGGCGTCCTATGATCTGACCATTCTGGATGCAGACCTGGTTGATGCCGCGAAGGTCCGTTCACGACTCCGATGCACGACATCCGGCGCCGTGCTGACACCGTGCATCGTTCTGCACGCCATCGGCAAACGCGCGCACTTCAGCGAATGCGTGGAGGAGATTGCCAAGCCCGTGAAGCGCGGTGCGCTACACGAGGCTGTGCAAACCGGGATCTACAGGGCGAAGCGTTCTGAGACCGGAAACCGGGAGGACTCGGAGGGTCCGGCTCGTCCGCTGGACATCCTCGTCGCCGAAGACAATCCTACCAATCGCATGCTCATCGCGCGGCTGCTGGAGCGCATGGGTCACCGTCCGGATGTCGTGGAAGACGGTGCGATGGCAGTGGACGCCGTACACCACAAGCACTACGACATCGTGCTGATGGATGTGCAGATGCCGCTCGTGGATGGACTGACGGCATGTCGCGAAATCAGAAGCCAGCTGCCGCCGGAAGTGTGTCCGCCGGTCGTCGCGCTCACCGCGGCAGTGCTCCCTGAGGACCGCAAGAACTGTGAGGCTGCAGGCATGGCAGACATCGTAGCCAAGCCTCTGACGGTCAAGGATCTTCAGGCGGCGTTTGCGAAGGTCTTGCCTGAAGAGCGCAAGGATCGCGGTCCGGTTCGACCGACGCGCAAGGGCTCCCCGGACGAGCGGCGGCGCGGCGAGGCTCGGGCCTGA